A region of Myxococcus stipitatus DSM 14675 DNA encodes the following proteins:
- a CDS encoding DUF481 domain-containing protein, producing the protein MLSAALLIATSLQAQAPVPAEPAPTATPAPAVAAPAATPEERMAAAAERAAAAAERAAAAAERAAEASARAAGIVAPEAAAPTTPAEGTPAEKKKEEWDITVGLGLISLTGNASTLTFSGLASAQRTTEHWIFGAKAYGNYGRSRPPEVEGENLESQLVALNAGLELRGDRRFTKMLSGYLLAGVEMDHVKSVESRSSGEGGLGILWWDEKPKDQPETYLRTDAAFRYAHETRFQYYPTRLDLPDVDLGGPRFGVAFRYGLTKDVLFKEDAEVLLSVIDSSRVLVNSQTQLSVRLTEALAMGVSFLVKHDSKPPQGKVPTDTALAFNLEVAL; encoded by the coding sequence ATGCTTTCCGCCGCCCTCTTGATTGCCACGTCCCTGCAGGCCCAGGCGCCTGTCCCCGCCGAGCCCGCTCCCACCGCCACCCCCGCGCCGGCCGTCGCCGCGCCGGCCGCCACGCCCGAGGAGCGCATGGCCGCCGCCGCGGAGCGGGCCGCCGCCGCCGCGGAGCGGGCCGCCGCCGCCGCCGAGCGCGCCGCGGAGGCCAGCGCCCGCGCCGCCGGCATCGTCGCGCCCGAGGCCGCCGCGCCCACCACGCCCGCGGAGGGCACCCCCGCGGAGAAGAAGAAGGAGGAGTGGGACATCACCGTGGGCCTGGGCCTCATCTCGCTGACGGGCAACGCCTCCACCCTGACGTTCAGCGGCCTGGCCAGCGCGCAGCGCACCACCGAGCACTGGATTTTCGGCGCGAAGGCCTACGGCAACTACGGCCGCAGCCGCCCGCCCGAAGTGGAAGGGGAGAATCTGGAGTCGCAGCTGGTGGCCCTCAACGCCGGCCTGGAGCTGCGCGGTGACCGGCGCTTCACGAAGATGCTCTCCGGCTACCTGCTGGCGGGCGTTGAGATGGACCACGTCAAGAGCGTCGAGTCGCGCAGCAGCGGTGAAGGCGGTCTCGGCATCCTCTGGTGGGACGAGAAGCCCAAGGACCAGCCGGAGACGTACCTGCGCACGGACGCCGCCTTCCGCTACGCGCACGAGACGCGCTTCCAGTACTACCCCACGCGCCTGGACCTGCCGGACGTGGACCTGGGCGGTCCCCGCTTCGGCGTGGCCTTCCGCTACGGCCTCACCAAGGACGTCCTCTTCAAGGAGGACGCCGAGGTGCTGCTGAGCGTCATCGACAGCTCGCGCGTGCTGGTGAACAGCCAGACGCAGCTGTCGGTGCGGCTGACGGAGGCGCTCGCCATGGGCGTCAGCTTCCTGGTGAAGCACGACAGCAAGCCGCCCCAGGGCAAGGTGCCCACGGACACCGCGCTGGCCTTCAACCTGGAAGTCGCGCTGTAG
- a CDS encoding cytochrome c oxidase subunit 3 family protein, with product MQSSAHTADGAAPVPRLAAHFASLEVQTHAARLGMWLFLATEILLFAGLFVCYGCYRFLYPEAWAAGSRSLDLTMGTVNTVVLITSSLTAALAVHYAKEGKNKMVGIMFALTLVMAIGFLVIKYFEYSHKFHIGTLPGRYYTYEGMQMPGITLYFTVYFCSTALHALHVLIGMGVLTVAMIRAFTKADFGPNNFTMVELGSMYWHLVDLVWIFLFPMLYLV from the coding sequence ATGCAGTCTAGCGCTCACACCGCCGATGGCGCGGCCCCTGTGCCGCGCCTGGCGGCACACTTCGCCTCGCTCGAGGTCCAGACACACGCCGCCCGCCTGGGGATGTGGCTGTTCCTGGCGACGGAAATCCTGCTCTTCGCCGGCCTCTTCGTCTGCTACGGCTGCTACCGCTTCCTCTACCCGGAGGCGTGGGCGGCGGGCAGCCGCAGCCTGGACCTGACGATGGGCACCGTGAACACGGTGGTCCTCATCACCTCCTCGCTCACCGCGGCGCTCGCGGTGCACTACGCGAAGGAGGGGAAGAACAAGATGGTCGGCATCATGTTCGCCCTCACCCTCGTGATGGCCATCGGCTTCCTCGTCATCAAGTACTTCGAGTACTCGCACAAGTTCCACATCGGGACGCTGCCGGGCCGGTACTACACGTACGAGGGGATGCAGATGCCCGGCATCACCCTCTACTTCACGGTCTATTTCTGCTCGACGGCGCTGCACGCGCTGCACGTCCTCATCGGCATGGGCGTGCTGACGGTGGCGATGATCCGGGCGTTCACGAAGGCGGACTTCGGGCCGAACAACTTCACCATGGTCGAGCTGGGCAGCATGTACTGGCACCTCGTCGACCTGGTGTGGATCTTCCTGTTCCCGATGCTCTACCTGGTCTGA
- a CDS encoding YkgJ family cysteine cluster protein — protein sequence MECTLCGACCVAPDIAALDKPLGLRCPHLLENNLCGRYEDRPSICRDYQPDEVCRLIEAPTLEERVDKYLSLFGLVEEARAVKEQGCPSMKRARLLASSAPAGAPGGQRRD from the coding sequence ATGGAATGCACTCTTTGTGGCGCCTGCTGCGTGGCGCCGGACATCGCGGCGCTCGACAAGCCGCTGGGCTTGCGTTGCCCGCACCTCCTGGAGAACAACCTCTGCGGTCGCTACGAGGACCGGCCGAGCATCTGCCGGGACTACCAGCCCGACGAGGTGTGCCGCCTCATCGAGGCGCCCACGCTGGAGGAGCGCGTGGACAAGTACCTCTCGCTCTTCGGGCTGGTCGAAGAGGCCCGGGCCGTGAAGGAGCAGGGCTGCCCTTCCATGAAGCGCGCCCGGCTGCTGGCCTCGAGCGCCCCCGCCGGAGCGCCCGGTGGCCAACGCCGCGACTGA
- a CDS encoding cytochrome C oxidase subunit IV family protein, producing the protein MAIANESHQEAKNMASHHGAGRYWAIWAVLLVLTVVTVLTGRMHLPNFGLLLAIVIATVKGTLVALYFMHLSEHQGANRIVFGVSILFVVLMLVIPMADLGTRFRGSNPPGSQYSDLQPPDIGTGSQRGRFGGGMKPPQTKDTPETPAPHH; encoded by the coding sequence ATGGCCATTGCCAACGAATCCCATCAGGAAGCCAAGAACATGGCATCTCACCACGGAGCGGGCCGCTACTGGGCCATCTGGGCCGTGCTGCTCGTGCTGACCGTCGTGACGGTCCTCACCGGCCGCATGCACCTGCCGAACTTCGGCCTGCTGCTCGCCATCGTCATCGCGACGGTGAAGGGCACGCTGGTGGCGCTGTACTTCATGCACCTGTCGGAGCATCAGGGCGCCAACCGGATTGTCTTCGGCGTCTCCATCCTCTTCGTGGTGCTGATGCTCGTCATCCCCATGGCGGACCTGGGCACGCGCTTCCGCGGCTCCAACCCGCCGGGCTCGCAGTACAGCGACCTGCAGCCTCCGGATATCGGCACCGGCTCGCAGCGCGGCCGCTTCGGCGGGGGCATGAAGCCGCCCCAGACGAAGGACACGCCGGAGACTCCGGCGCCGCACCACTGA
- a CDS encoding c-type cytochrome, whose product MRWLIPAAGLVALSGCDVPSEFLQRMEDQAKYEYYEASSFWADGRAMRTPPAGTVPRERYSRIPEIKDPVARQTAVTGRADGQPVATIPVKVDHDLLTLGQKKYNIVCSQCHGVLGDGNSVVAENMALRLPPSLLELESKPAGHFYTAINEGYGVMPSFSGELDVRERWAVVAYVRALQEARNTRTGGHNSVPQENR is encoded by the coding sequence ATGAGGTGGCTCATCCCCGCCGCCGGGCTCGTCGCGTTGTCGGGCTGCGACGTCCCCTCCGAGTTCCTCCAGCGCATGGAGGACCAGGCCAAGTACGAGTACTACGAGGCGTCCAGCTTCTGGGCGGACGGTCGTGCCATGCGCACGCCGCCGGCCGGCACGGTTCCGCGCGAGCGCTACAGCCGGATTCCGGAGATCAAGGACCCCGTCGCCCGCCAGACGGCCGTCACGGGTCGCGCCGACGGGCAGCCCGTGGCCACCATCCCCGTGAAGGTGGACCACGACCTGCTGACGCTCGGTCAGAAGAAGTACAACATCGTGTGCTCGCAGTGTCACGGCGTGCTCGGTGACGGCAACAGCGTGGTCGCGGAGAACATGGCCCTGCGCCTGCCGCCGTCCCTGCTGGAGCTGGAGAGCAAGCCCGCGGGCCACTTCTACACGGCCATCAACGAGGGCTACGGCGTGATGCCGTCCTTCTCCGGTGAGCTCGACGTGCGCGAGCGCTGGGCCGTGGTCGCCTATGTGCGAGCCCTTCAGGAGGCCCGCAACACCCGTACGGGCGGACACAACTCCGTCCCGCAGGAGAACCGATGA
- the nrfD gene encoding NrfD/PsrC family molybdoenzyme membrane anchor subunit — protein MGQTAATAPLDPLEPRDLVAPHHDDKSLNETLLDHVWRKPGKGWFMLFGLTLSALGLLVIGVTYTLARGIGVWGNNQPVGWAFDIINFVWWVGIGHAGTLISAILLLFQQKWRTSINRFAEAMTLFAVMCAGLFPLLHTGRPWFAFWLFPYPSTLGAWPQFRSPLVWDVFAISTYLTVSALFWFVGLIPDLAALRDSSKTKLQRTIYGLFALGWRGSGRHWHNYKIAYLLLAGLSTPLVVSVHTIVSFDFAVSLLPGWHATIFPPYFVAGAVFSGFAMVITLIVPARKYLGLRDVITDRHLENMNKVILATGLIVSYGYMMEHFVAWYSQNQYEMWTFYVNRATGPYAGVYWLMIACNVITPNIFWFKKCRTSIPIMWVASIAVNIGMWCERFIIIVTSLSQDFLPSSWGIYTPTWVDWCIYIGTLGLFGTLFLLFLKFVPAVAISEVKELQLELKHARHNSHGAH, from the coding sequence ATGGGCCAGACCGCCGCCACCGCCCCGCTCGACCCCCTCGAGCCCCGGGACCTCGTCGCGCCGCACCACGACGACAAATCGCTCAATGAGACGCTGCTGGACCATGTCTGGCGCAAGCCGGGCAAGGGCTGGTTCATGCTCTTCGGCCTGACGCTCAGCGCGCTGGGCCTCCTGGTCATCGGTGTCACCTACACGCTCGCCCGAGGCATCGGCGTGTGGGGCAACAACCAGCCGGTCGGCTGGGCGTTCGACATCATCAACTTCGTCTGGTGGGTCGGTATCGGCCACGCCGGTACGCTCATCTCCGCCATCCTCCTGCTCTTCCAGCAGAAGTGGCGCACGAGCATCAACCGCTTCGCGGAAGCCATGACGCTGTTCGCCGTCATGTGCGCGGGTCTCTTCCCGCTGCTGCACACCGGCCGTCCCTGGTTCGCCTTCTGGCTGTTCCCGTACCCCAGCACCCTGGGCGCGTGGCCGCAGTTCCGCTCGCCGCTGGTGTGGGACGTGTTCGCCATCTCCACGTACCTCACGGTGTCCGCGCTGTTCTGGTTCGTGGGCCTCATCCCGGACCTGGCCGCGCTGCGCGACTCGTCCAAGACGAAGCTCCAGCGCACCATCTACGGCCTGTTCGCGCTCGGCTGGCGCGGCTCAGGGCGTCACTGGCACAACTACAAGATTGCGTACCTGCTGCTGGCCGGCCTCTCCACGCCGCTGGTCGTGTCGGTGCACACCATCGTTTCGTTCGACTTCGCCGTCTCCCTGCTGCCCGGCTGGCACGCGACCATCTTCCCGCCCTACTTCGTGGCCGGCGCCGTGTTCAGCGGCTTCGCGATGGTCATCACGCTCATCGTCCCGGCTCGCAAGTACCTGGGTCTGCGTGACGTGATCACGGACCGCCACCTGGAGAACATGAACAAGGTCATCCTCGCGACGGGCCTCATCGTGTCCTACGGGTACATGATGGAGCACTTCGTCGCCTGGTACTCCCAGAACCAGTACGAGATGTGGACGTTCTATGTGAACCGCGCCACGGGCCCCTACGCGGGCGTGTACTGGCTGATGATTGCCTGCAACGTCATCACGCCGAACATCTTCTGGTTCAAGAAGTGCCGCACGAGCATCCCCATCATGTGGGTGGCCTCCATCGCCGTGAACATCGGCATGTGGTGCGAGCGCTTCATCATCATCGTCACGTCGCTGAGCCAGGACTTCCTGCCGTCCTCGTGGGGCATCTACACCCCGACCTGGGTGGACTGGTGCATCTACATCGGCACCCTGGGCCTGTTCGGCACCCTGTTCCTCCTGTTCCTGAAGTTCGTGCCCGCGGTGGCGATCAGCGAAGTGAAGGAGCTCCAGCTGGAGCTCAAGCACGCCCGCCACAACTCTCACGGAGCGCACTAG
- a CDS encoding SCO family protein: MMSLFSHISPRAPRTGMFLAAALVLATALPASAMPGGGKTPRSIVEAQQDAPPQLEGVDVEEHLGDPVPSQTRFTDVTGQEVTLGAVLSKTRPTLLTLVYYNCPLLCNLVLNAQVKSMRELGLELGKDYEAVTVSVDPEDTPTMSAERRRKHLQSMGKPESAPWHFMTGTETEIRRLADAVGFKYKYDESTKQYAHPAVVMVLTPEGSISRYLYGTDFPPKDMKLALLEAAGGRVGTSFDRVVMSCFKYDTATRRYGFYIFGFIRLGAMAVFIALASVLIYFWRRELKKGAAA, from the coding sequence ATGATGTCCCTCTTCTCCCACATCTCCCCGCGCGCACCCCGCACGGGGATGTTCCTCGCGGCGGCGCTCGTCCTGGCCACCGCGCTCCCGGCATCCGCGATGCCGGGCGGGGGCAAGACTCCCCGCTCCATCGTGGAGGCCCAGCAGGACGCCCCGCCCCAGCTCGAGGGGGTGGACGTGGAGGAGCACCTGGGAGACCCGGTGCCCTCGCAGACCCGCTTCACCGACGTGACGGGCCAGGAAGTGACGCTGGGCGCGGTGCTGTCCAAGACGCGGCCCACCCTGCTGACGCTCGTGTATTACAACTGCCCGCTGCTCTGTAACCTGGTGCTCAACGCCCAGGTGAAGTCGATGCGCGAGCTGGGGCTGGAGCTGGGCAAGGACTACGAGGCCGTCACCGTCAGCGTCGACCCGGAAGACACCCCGACGATGAGCGCCGAGCGGCGGCGCAAGCACCTGCAGTCCATGGGCAAGCCGGAGAGCGCGCCCTGGCACTTCATGACCGGGACGGAGACGGAGATTCGCCGTCTCGCGGACGCGGTGGGCTTCAAATACAAGTACGACGAAAGCACCAAGCAGTACGCCCACCCCGCGGTGGTGATGGTGCTGACGCCCGAAGGAAGCATCTCCCGGTACCTGTACGGGACGGACTTCCCTCCCAAGGACATGAAGCTGGCGTTGCTGGAGGCGGCCGGCGGCCGCGTGGGCACCAGCTTCGACCGCGTGGTCATGTCCTGCTTCAAGTATGACACCGCCACCCGGCGGTACGGCTTCTACATCTTCGGTTTCATCCGCCTGGGCGCAATGGCCGTCTTCATCGCCCTGGCATCGGTGCTGATCTATTTCTGGAGGCGCGAGCTGAAGAAAGGCGCGGCGGCATGA
- a CDS encoding GNAT family N-acetyltransferase, whose product MHLALATAAQKAERDRLTHEAWGSPLTVEQFHQRELRLRSHPWCREGMRTWLLLDDASQVLASCETFHTDSYLRGPDGVASRGVSHAIASVYTEPALRGHGYATHLMDLLATRLEQEPGSSHAALLFSDVGAPLYRRSGYHEAPAFDWHLSAAGGLSTHAVDALLCDGDVPLMMERIQRPEVPFLLWPSAAQIDWHLERERAYAELLRRPRPEACGATVGTSTVLWAMMARYGQLVVLMLDAETVEDAVALLEAARGVAHRAGLSRVVVWEEPSTLAWVARVPGASRVARDGSLPMLRPLRPGLPAAERVGFSRALWV is encoded by the coding sequence ATGCACCTGGCCCTCGCCACCGCCGCCCAGAAAGCCGAGCGCGACCGCCTCACTCATGAGGCCTGGGGTTCTCCCCTCACCGTCGAACAGTTCCATCAGCGGGAGCTGCGGCTGCGCTCCCATCCCTGGTGCCGGGAGGGCATGCGCACCTGGCTGTTGCTCGACGACGCAAGCCAGGTGCTGGCCTCGTGCGAGACCTTCCACACGGACAGCTACCTGCGCGGCCCCGACGGCGTGGCCTCGCGAGGTGTCTCGCACGCCATCGCCAGCGTCTACACGGAGCCCGCGCTGCGCGGGCATGGGTACGCGACGCACTTGATGGACTTGCTCGCCACGCGACTGGAGCAGGAGCCCGGTTCCTCTCACGCCGCCCTCCTCTTCTCGGACGTGGGGGCCCCGCTCTATCGCCGGTCCGGTTACCACGAGGCGCCCGCGTTCGACTGGCACCTGTCCGCCGCCGGCGGGCTGTCCACCCACGCGGTGGACGCGCTGCTGTGCGACGGGGACGTGCCGCTGATGATGGAGCGAATCCAGCGCCCGGAGGTGCCCTTCCTCCTCTGGCCGAGCGCCGCGCAAATCGACTGGCACCTGGAGCGGGAGCGCGCGTACGCGGAGCTCCTGCGCCGGCCTCGGCCCGAGGCGTGCGGCGCGACGGTGGGCACGTCCACCGTGCTGTGGGCGATGATGGCGCGGTATGGCCAACTGGTCGTGTTGATGCTCGACGCGGAGACGGTGGAGGACGCCGTCGCGCTGCTGGAGGCGGCGCGGGGCGTGGCGCATCGGGCGGGGCTGTCGCGCGTCGTCGTCTGGGAGGAGCCCTCCACGCTGGCCTGGGTCGCGCGTGTCCCGGGGGCCTCGCGGGTGGCGCGAGATGGCTCGCTGCCCATGCTGCGGCCGCTGCGCCCGGGGCTGCCCGCCGCCGAGCGCGTGGGCTTCAGCCGCGCGTTGTGGGTGTGA
- the ctaD gene encoding cytochrome c oxidase subunit I — protein sequence MTPSSSLDTAGAAPHGEHHDHHPSYLVDGTTIKSWLLTVDHKRIGLMFLFWVLLFFLVGGIFALLIRIELLTPGPTIMDAMTYNRTFTLHGLVMIFLFMIPAIPAVFGNFMLPLMLGAKDVAFPRLNLASLYIYLAGAVIALWGMLNGGLDTGWTFYTPYSTHTTTTVAPVLFGAFIIGFSSIATGINFIVTCHTMRAPGITWFKMPLFVWAIYATSCIQVLATPVIGLLLVLVTVENLFSFGMFDPARGGDPVLFQHLFWFYSHPAVYIMVLPAFGVMSEIVSTYSRKNIFGYRAVAYSSLGIAFVGFFAWGHHMFVSGQSTFDAGVFGVLTMLVGVFTAIKVFNWIGTVYKGAVDFKTPFAYFCGFLFFTVFGGMTGIALGTVSLDVPWHDTYFVVAHFHFIMVGATIMAFLAALHYWFPKMFGRMYHEGWGLVSAALIILGFNATFIPQFLLGNNGMPRRYYDYPERFQALNVASTAGASLLAFGFIIIALYLAYALVYGKAAGKNPWRSKGYEWVSESPPPTHNFVGPQVTFPEEPHFYVDPKKAEVPDAV from the coding sequence ATGACCCCATCCAGTAGCCTCGACACGGCGGGGGCCGCCCCGCACGGCGAGCACCACGACCACCACCCGAGCTATCTGGTGGATGGCACCACCATCAAGAGCTGGCTCTTGACGGTGGACCACAAGCGCATCGGCCTGATGTTCCTGTTCTGGGTCCTGCTCTTCTTCCTTGTCGGCGGCATCTTCGCGCTGCTCATCCGGATCGAGCTGCTCACGCCGGGTCCGACCATCATGGACGCGATGACGTACAACCGTACGTTCACGCTCCATGGCCTGGTCATGATCTTCCTGTTCATGATTCCGGCGATTCCCGCCGTCTTCGGCAACTTCATGCTGCCGCTGATGCTGGGCGCCAAGGACGTCGCGTTCCCGCGGCTGAACCTGGCCTCGCTCTACATCTACCTGGCCGGCGCGGTGATTGCGCTCTGGGGCATGCTCAACGGCGGTCTGGACACGGGCTGGACGTTCTACACCCCGTACAGCACGCACACGACGACGACGGTGGCGCCCGTGCTGTTCGGCGCGTTCATCATCGGCTTCAGCTCCATCGCCACGGGCATCAACTTCATCGTCACGTGCCACACCATGCGGGCGCCGGGCATCACCTGGTTCAAGATGCCCCTGTTCGTGTGGGCCATCTATGCGACGAGCTGCATCCAGGTGCTGGCGACGCCGGTCATCGGCTTGCTGCTGGTGCTGGTGACGGTGGAGAACCTGTTCAGCTTCGGCATGTTCGACCCGGCGCGCGGCGGCGACCCGGTGCTCTTCCAGCACCTGTTCTGGTTCTACAGCCACCCGGCCGTGTACATCATGGTGCTGCCCGCCTTCGGCGTGATGAGCGAGATTGTCAGCACGTACAGCCGCAAGAACATCTTCGGCTACCGCGCGGTGGCGTACTCCAGCCTGGGCATTGCCTTCGTCGGCTTCTTCGCCTGGGGCCACCACATGTTCGTGTCCGGCCAGTCGACCTTCGACGCGGGCGTGTTCGGCGTCCTCACCATGCTGGTGGGCGTCTTCACGGCCATCAAGGTCTTCAACTGGATTGGCACCGTCTACAAGGGCGCCGTCGACTTCAAGACGCCCTTCGCCTACTTCTGCGGCTTCCTGTTCTTCACCGTGTTCGGTGGCATGACGGGCATCGCGCTGGGCACGGTGTCGCTGGACGTCCCGTGGCACGACACCTACTTCGTCGTGGCGCACTTCCACTTCATCATGGTGGGCGCGACCATCATGGCCTTCCTGGCCGCCCTGCACTACTGGTTCCCGAAGATGTTCGGGCGCATGTACCACGAGGGTTGGGGCCTGGTGTCCGCGGCGCTCATCATCCTGGGGTTCAACGCCACGTTCATCCCCCAGTTCCTGCTGGGCAACAACGGCATGCCGCGCCGGTACTATGACTACCCGGAGCGGTTCCAGGCGCTGAACGTGGCCTCCACGGCCGGTGCCTCGCTGCTGGCCTTCGGCTTCATCATCATCGCCCTCTACCTGGCGTATGCGCTGGTGTACGGCAAGGCCGCTGGCAAGAACCCCTGGCGGAGCAAGGGCTACGAGTGGGTGAGCGAGTCTCCCCCGCCGACCCATAACTTCGTGGGTCCGCAGGTGACGTTCCCCGAGGAGCCCCACTTCTACGTCGACCCGAAGAAGGCCGAGGTCCCCGATGCAGTCTAG
- a CDS encoding hydrolase: MRFQPTEPFVPAPGLTNEHSQTIYANLVRSRQPPPLRRERRELPDGDFVDVDTFDGPVGAPHVVALHGLEGSSTAGYIAAILRGAKDRGWGATALNFRSCSGEPNRLARTYHSGHIDDALGLLRDLRDKATGPLFAVGFSLGANVLCRLLEDQGENAPVVAAAAISAPFDLDACCRKLDGPGALHWLYRERFLRTLKGKARAKLKRFPGAFDGRAMEASRTVRAFDHSVTAPLHGFHSAEHYYAESSAGPRLHAIRKPTLIISAGDDPMLESPVVPPEAKDNPHLSIVETKHGGHVGFVAGTVHRPRFWAEEQALEFFATFR; this comes from the coding sequence GTGAGATTCCAACCGACCGAGCCCTTCGTCCCCGCGCCGGGACTGACGAACGAGCATTCGCAGACCATCTACGCGAACCTCGTGAGGTCTCGACAGCCGCCCCCGCTGCGGAGGGAGCGGCGCGAGCTGCCCGACGGCGACTTCGTCGACGTGGATACCTTCGATGGCCCGGTCGGCGCGCCGCACGTGGTGGCGCTGCATGGGCTGGAGGGCTCGTCCACGGCCGGCTACATCGCCGCCATCCTCCGAGGCGCGAAGGACCGCGGCTGGGGCGCCACCGCGCTCAACTTCCGCTCCTGCAGCGGTGAGCCCAACCGGCTCGCGCGCACGTACCACTCGGGGCACATCGACGACGCGCTGGGGCTGCTGCGCGACCTGCGCGACAAGGCCACCGGCCCGCTCTTCGCCGTCGGCTTCTCGCTGGGCGCCAACGTGTTGTGCCGGCTGCTGGAGGACCAGGGGGAGAACGCCCCCGTCGTCGCCGCCGCGGCCATCAGCGCGCCCTTCGACCTGGATGCGTGTTGCAGGAAGCTGGACGGTCCGGGGGCCCTCCACTGGCTGTACCGCGAGCGCTTCCTGCGGACGCTGAAGGGCAAGGCCCGCGCGAAGCTGAAGCGGTTTCCCGGCGCCTTCGACGGCCGCGCCATGGAGGCATCGCGCACGGTGCGCGCCTTCGACCACTCCGTCACCGCGCCCCTGCACGGCTTCCACAGCGCCGAGCACTACTACGCCGAGTCCTCCGCGGGGCCCCGCCTCCACGCCATCCGCAAGCCGACGCTCATCATCAGCGCCGGGGACGACCCCATGCTGGAGTCGCCCGTCGTCCCGCCCGAGGCCAAGGACAATCCCCACCTGAGCATCGTGGAGACGAAGCACGGAGGCCACGTGGGCTTCGTCGCGGGCACCGTGCACCGCCCGCGCTTCTGGGCCGAGGAACAGGCCTTGGAGTTCTTCGCGACCTTCCGTTAA
- the coxB gene encoding cytochrome c oxidase subunit II has translation MSELLNNLLFLPESASTFAERVDLLHHFVVITTIVMSTGTGLAALFMFFRYRRRTPAQATEYVVPTLKTEFLFVSVPLVFFLAWFGIGFRDFTWVTTPPKDSMDVYVMGKQWMWKFSYPEGPNGVNVLHVPANRPVRLLITSRDVLHSFYVPSFRIKMDALPGRYTQIWFEATKPGTYQVLCTEYCGLSHSKMLAEVVVLPQEEYDNWIKEQRRGRLQDRQDALADTSLVPPVARMVEQGQVLAGTQGCLKCHSVDGSQHIGPTFLGMYDRMEKLDDGQQIRVDEAYITQSMMDPGAHLVSGYQNVMPTYQGKLQGPETAAIVEYIKSLRTPAVREGASEGPAYDPIQ, from the coding sequence ATGAGCGAGCTTCTCAACAACCTTCTGTTCCTCCCGGAGAGCGCGTCCACGTTCGCGGAACGGGTCGACCTGCTGCATCACTTCGTCGTGATTACGACGATCGTGATGTCGACGGGGACCGGCCTCGCGGCGCTGTTCATGTTCTTCCGGTACCGCCGGCGGACCCCCGCCCAGGCGACGGAGTACGTCGTCCCCACGCTGAAGACGGAGTTCCTCTTCGTCTCCGTGCCGTTGGTGTTCTTCCTGGCTTGGTTCGGGATTGGTTTCCGGGATTTCACCTGGGTCACCACCCCGCCCAAGGACTCGATGGACGTCTACGTCATGGGCAAGCAGTGGATGTGGAAGTTCTCGTATCCGGAGGGCCCCAACGGCGTGAACGTCCTTCACGTCCCGGCCAACCGTCCGGTGCGATTGCTCATCACCTCCCGCGACGTGCTGCACTCCTTCTACGTCCCGTCCTTCCGCATCAAGATGGACGCGCTGCCCGGCCGCTACACGCAGATCTGGTTCGAGGCGACCAAGCCCGGCACGTACCAGGTGCTCTGCACCGAGTACTGCGGCCTGTCGCACTCGAAGATGCTGGCCGAGGTCGTGGTCCTCCCCCAGGAGGAGTACGACAACTGGATCAAGGAGCAGCGCCGCGGCCGGCTGCAGGACCGCCAGGACGCGCTCGCGGACACCTCACTGGTGCCGCCGGTGGCTCGCATGGTGGAGCAGGGCCAGGTGCTGGCCGGCACCCAGGGCTGCCTCAAGTGCCACTCCGTGGATGGCTCGCAGCACATCGGCCCCACGTTCCTTGGCATGTATGACCGCATGGAGAAGCTGGACGACGGCCAGCAGATCCGCGTGGACGAGGCCTACATCACCCAGTCGATGATGGACCCGGGCGCCCACCTCGTGTCGGGCTACCAGAACGTGATGCCGACCTACCAGGGCAAGCTGCAGGGCCCGGAGACGGCCGCCATCGTCGAGTACATCAAGTCGCTTCGCACTCCGGCCGTCCGCGAGGGCGCCTCCGAGGGACCCGCCTATGACCCCATCCAGTAG
- a CDS encoding DUF3341 domain-containing protein — MEATVLDSWVLAEFETPDVLVDATRQMREKGFQGMDTYSPYPLHGGSEALGLPPSKVPFIALCGGLTGLTTALAMQTWMNTYDYPLNIGGRPLLSLPAWVPITFELSVLFAAFGIFFGLLGLSKLPQPYHPVFESDAFRTASTHGYWLSVPHATGQDASAVIDQLKALGATQVTVVTGEKE, encoded by the coding sequence ATGGAAGCCACTGTCCTCGATTCCTGGGTGCTGGCCGAGTTCGAGACGCCAGACGTCCTCGTGGATGCCACTCGTCAGATGCGCGAGAAGGGTTTCCAGGGGATGGACACCTACTCTCCGTACCCGCTCCACGGCGGCTCGGAGGCCCTGGGCCTGCCCCCCTCGAAGGTCCCCTTCATCGCCCTGTGCGGCGGGCTCACCGGTCTCACCACGGCGCTCGCCATGCAGACCTGGATGAACACCTACGACTACCCGCTGAACATCGGCGGTCGTCCGCTGCTGTCGCTGCCAGCGTGGGTGCCCATCACGTTCGAGCTGAGCGTGCTGTTCGCCGCGTTCGGCATCTTCTTTGGCCTCCTGGGGCTGAGCAAGCTGCCGCAGCCGTATCACCCCGTCTTCGAGTCCGACGCCTTCCGCACCGCGTCCACGCACGGCTACTGGCTGAGCGTGCCGCACGCGACGGGCCAGGACGCGTCCGCCGTCATTGACCAGCTCAAGGCCCTGGGTGCCACCCAGGTGACCGTCGTCACGGGAGAGAAGGAATGA